The nucleotide sequence GACGTTTACCGCATTGTTACCGCGCTGCAACATTTCGACGGTAAGAATCATGTCTTCCTGGTCGTCTTCGACGATCAGAACTTCGATGCAATTGCGAAGAGGCAACTCGGATTGCATAGAGTTCGGATCCGGCACCACCACACTCTTCAACGCAACGATGACTTCGGACATCGATCGATATCGGTGCTCGGGTCGAAACGAAACCATCTTGTCGAAAATCTTACGCACTTCCGCTGGAGCGATCGTATCGCTCAGCCCTTTCAAATCGATGCCCCGGATCAGGTTCACGACCATCTCTTGCAACGACTTACCGCTGACCCGTGATTTTCCGGTAAGCAAGTAGTACCACGTTGCACCGAGGCCGTAGATGTCCGATTGAACCGTGGCGGATGCCAGCGACCTGGCCTGTTCGGGCGCCATGAATTCGGGAGTGCCTCCCAAGAATCCGGTTTGCGTATGAAAACCACCAATCGTATCTGCTTTGCCGTTCTCGCCATTCTCGGTCAAAATCGCGAGCCCAAGATCCGACACTTTGACTCGGCCTGAATCGAGAATCAAATTGCCCGGCTTGACGTCGCGGTGAATCAGATCGCGTTGGTGGGCGTGTTCCAATCCTGCCGCCGCGTCCAAAATGAATTGCAAAGAATCTTGCCAGGTGATCGGTCCGGAATTGGCGACCTGTGTATGAAGGTCTGGCCCCGACAACTCCTCCATCGCGATGTAGAGCTTGTCCTGATATTCGCCGGTGCTGTAGGCGATCACCACGTTGGGATGAGCGAGACGAAGCACCAATTCCATCTCGCGGCGAAACCGATCGGTCGCGCGTGCGTGCTTGATCAGTTTCAACGCGACGTGATCGTTTTCATCATGTTTTGAACGAGCTCGAAAGACTTGCCCGGCACCCCCTTCGCCTAACACCGATTCGAGCACGTACTTGCCGACGTCCATGCCGATGCGGGCATTCTTGACGGCGATTGCATCGTCGTCGAAATAGTAATGCTCGAGTTCCTTCCGAACGATCTCTAGCTG is from Rubripirellula tenax and encodes:
- a CDS encoding protein kinase domain-containing protein yields the protein MTDSLGSIEAPTRLISMNILDRLRLSQKFTEAQLEIVRKELEHYYFDDDAIAVKNARIGMDVGKYVLESVLGEGGAGQVFRARSKHDENDHVALKLIKHARATDRFRREMELVLRLAHPNVVIAYSTGEYQDKLYIAMEELSGPDLHTQVANSGPITWQDSLQFILDAAAGLEHAHQRDLIHRDVKPGNLILDSGRVKVSDLGLAILTENGENGKADTIGGFHTQTGFLGGTPEFMAPEQARSLASATVQSDIYGLGATWYYLLTGKSRVSGKSLQEMVVNLIRGIDLKGLSDTIAPAEVRKIFDKMVSFRPEHRYRSMSEVIVALKSVVVPDPNSMQSELPLRNCIEVLIVEDDQEDMILTVEMLQRGNNAVNVVPAHTLREAIDVVNNKTHIDLILLDLQLPDCMGVDTVKRLRESKPDAPVIVLTGQNDVTVGKACIEAGADDFACKNDLTPHLLERIIFVTLSRYSRRNNPFYKSVSPSPGTPSPFLSHD